Proteins encoded by one window of Desulfovibrio ferrophilus:
- a CDS encoding amino acid ABC transporter ATP-binding protein, with product MQDQPVIEIAELNKWFGDNHVLKGIDLSVMPSDVVVVVGASGSGKSTLLRCVNYLETYDEGQIKVSGKLVHGGERFINALRARVGMVFQHFNLFPHMTVMGNVIEGPTQVLKMPKKQAREVGRYYLDKVGLGDKEDAYPETLSGGQKQRVAIARALAMEPEVMLFDEPTSALDPELVGEVLAVMKRLAEDGMTMMVVTHEMGFAREVADSVAFMDDGVILEQDCPTRLFDAPQEARTQEFLGQIL from the coding sequence GTGCAAGATCAGCCAGTTATCGAAATAGCGGAATTGAACAAGTGGTTTGGTGACAATCATGTGCTCAAGGGGATCGACTTGAGCGTCATGCCCTCCGACGTGGTGGTTGTTGTCGGCGCCAGTGGCTCTGGAAAGAGTACCTTGCTGCGCTGCGTGAACTATCTGGAAACCTACGATGAAGGTCAGATCAAAGTCTCCGGGAAGCTCGTCCATGGAGGTGAGCGTTTCATCAATGCCTTGCGCGCGAGGGTGGGGATGGTCTTTCAGCATTTCAATCTCTTTCCCCACATGACGGTTATGGGCAACGTGATTGAAGGCCCTACTCAGGTGCTGAAGATGCCGAAGAAACAGGCTCGCGAGGTCGGGCGATATTATTTGGATAAGGTTGGTTTGGGAGACAAGGAAGACGCCTATCCTGAAACCTTGTCGGGCGGACAGAAGCAGCGGGTCGCTATCGCACGTGCTTTGGCCATGGAGCCCGAGGTCATGTTGTTCGATGAACCCACCTCGGCTTTGGATCCTGAATTGGTTGGTGAGGTGTTGGCCGTGATGAAGCGGCTTGCCGAGGATGGCATGACCATGATGGTCGTGACCCATGAGATGGGGTTTGCCCGTGAAGTGGCTGATTCTGTCGCCTTCATGGATGACGGAGTAATTCTGGAGCAAGACTGCCCCACCAGGCTGTTCGATGCTCCTCAGGAGGCCCGCACGCAGGAGTTTTTGGGCCAGATATTGTAA
- a CDS encoding YitT family protein produces MSGTSRSFLGKGPSFRVDFTFSIWWNLLLISTGSLFLAIAFKSLAVPHELVTGGLFGLASLVYYVTDVFSPGWLYLLLNVPLFVFAWVKVSRRFFYYSAFAMVATTVFYEVLTIPMPVKNQLYASVAGGALAGFGAGIVLRSLGSNGGLDVIGVYLFQRYNIGIGKVYLVFNGVLYAASLAYFSLDLVIASLIMVFITAVVMENTLSLFNQRKVVFIISNAADEISHDVLHSLKQSATFLKGFGAFSRQEKNVLMTVVNNLQLKKLEEITFGHDEKALFIVENTFSVLGASFSRRKIY; encoded by the coding sequence ATGTCTGGTACAAGCAGATCATTTCTAGGTAAGGGACCGAGTTTCAGGGTGGATTTCACCTTCTCCATCTGGTGGAACCTGTTGCTCATTTCAACGGGTTCCCTTTTTCTGGCCATCGCCTTCAAGAGCCTCGCCGTCCCTCATGAACTGGTCACCGGGGGATTGTTCGGGCTGGCCTCGCTTGTATATTATGTGACGGATGTATTCTCGCCCGGTTGGCTGTACCTGTTGCTGAATGTCCCTTTGTTTGTCTTTGCCTGGGTCAAGGTCAGTCGGCGTTTTTTCTATTACAGCGCCTTCGCCATGGTCGCTACCACGGTGTTCTATGAGGTTCTGACGATCCCCATGCCCGTGAAGAATCAGCTGTATGCCAGCGTGGCAGGTGGAGCGTTGGCTGGCTTTGGTGCGGGCATCGTGCTCCGATCACTGGGCTCCAATGGCGGACTTGATGTGATCGGGGTCTATCTTTTTCAGCGGTACAACATTGGAATCGGCAAGGTGTATCTGGTCTTCAACGGGGTGCTGTATGCGGCGAGTTTGGCCTATTTCTCGCTGGATCTGGTCATTGCATCGTTGATCATGGTGTTCATCACAGCTGTGGTTATGGAAAATACGCTTTCCCTGTTCAACCAACGGAAGGTTGTGTTCATCATTTCCAATGCCGCTGATGAAATAAGTCATGACGTCTTGCATTCCCTGAAGCAGAGCGCGACATTCCTCAAGGGATTTGGGGCCTTTTCGCGTCAGGAAAAGAATGTGCTGATGACAGTGGTCAATAATCTGCAGCTGAAGAAGCTGGAGGAGATTACCTTCGGGCACGACGAAAAGGCTTTGTTCATCGTGGAAAATACCTTTTCGGTATTGGGGGCAAGCTTCTCCAGACGAAAGATCTATTAG
- a CDS encoding superoxide dismutase codes for MSITLPQLPFAKDALAPHISANTLDFHHGKHHNLYVTNVNNMIEGTDLAGASLEDIVKKTAGDASKAGLFNNAAQVWNHTFFWNSMKPGGGGAPTGAIASRIETDFGGYDKFAEAFKTAGMTQFGSGWAWLVEKGGKLEIMKTPNAELPLALGIKPLLTCDVWEHAYYLDYQNRRADFLAAFLAHLVNWDFANANL; via the coding sequence ATGAGTATAACTCTGCCCCAATTGCCTTTTGCTAAGGATGCCTTGGCGCCACACATCAGTGCAAACACGTTGGATTTTCATCATGGAAAACATCACAATCTTTATGTCACCAACGTCAACAACATGATTGAAGGCACCGATCTGGCGGGAGCGTCCCTTGAGGACATCGTTAAGAAAACAGCTGGCGATGCCTCCAAGGCTGGGCTGTTCAACAATGCAGCTCAGGTCTGGAACCACACCTTTTTCTGGAACTCCATGAAACCAGGGGGGGGCGGCGCTCCCACCGGGGCCATCGCTTCGCGTATCGAGACCGATTTCGGTGGCTACGACAAGTTTGCCGAAGCCTTCAAGACCGCTGGAATGACCCAGTTCGGCAGTGGCTGGGCCTGGTTGGTGGAGAAGGGTGGGAAGCTGGAAATCATGAAAACTCCCAATGCGGAACTCCCCCTGGCGCTAGGCATCAAGCCGCTGTTAACCTGCGACGTCTGGGAACACGCCTACTACCTGGATTACCAGAACCGCCGTGCGGACTTTTTGGCAGCCTTCCTGGCGCACCTTGTGAACTGGGATTTTGCCAACGCGAATCTGTAA
- the ablA gene encoding lysine 2,3-aminomutase codes for MKIFTQHQQEMAETLRPSASRSDWTDWKWHMRNSIKSVDDFERILGVDFPEKKKKIFERTLRKFPMSVTPYYLSLIDVDDFENDPVFMQSFPSIEELKIGRYDMTDPLHEDKDSPVPGVTHRYPDRVLFHVSNTCAMYCRHCTRKRKVGDNDCIPTREVIEQGIEYIRNTPQVRDVLLSGGDPFLLSDDRLDWILTEVGKIDHVEVVRIGTRTPVVLPYRITEDLVEMLKKHHPLWINTHFNHPRELTASSRRALMRLADAGIPLGNQSVLLAGVNDCQRLIKTLNQKLVKNRVRPYYLYQCDMSEGLSHFRTPIGKGIEILESLRGHTSGFSVPTYVVDAPGGGGKIPVMPNYIVSWGPNKVVLRNFEGVITTYNEPKTYDSKYCDRECSKCNLQLKEDDAEENAVGIEKLLSDWDDTTSLTPRGNERVGRRDDAA; via the coding sequence TTGAAGATATTCACGCAGCATCAGCAGGAGATGGCAGAAACGCTACGTCCCTCGGCTTCCCGATCGGACTGGACAGATTGGAAGTGGCATATGCGCAATTCCATCAAGTCGGTCGATGATTTCGAGAGGATTCTGGGGGTCGATTTTCCGGAGAAGAAGAAAAAGATATTTGAGCGGACACTCAGGAAGTTCCCCATGTCCGTGACACCATATTATCTGTCACTCATTGATGTGGATGACTTTGAGAACGATCCGGTCTTCATGCAGTCCTTCCCCAGTATCGAAGAGTTGAAGATTGGTCGTTATGACATGACCGACCCCCTGCACGAAGACAAGGATAGTCCGGTGCCGGGCGTTACCCACCGCTATCCAGACCGTGTCCTTTTTCATGTGAGCAATACTTGCGCCATGTACTGCCGTCACTGCACGCGCAAGCGCAAGGTTGGCGACAATGACTGCATTCCCACGCGCGAGGTTATTGAGCAGGGCATTGAGTATATTCGCAACACCCCGCAAGTTCGCGACGTGCTTCTTTCCGGGGGGGATCCGTTCCTGCTGTCTGATGACCGGTTGGATTGGATTCTGACCGAGGTCGGCAAGATTGATCATGTCGAAGTGGTGCGTATCGGCACCAGGACGCCGGTCGTGTTGCCCTATCGCATCACGGAAGATCTAGTGGAAATGCTGAAGAAGCATCACCCCTTGTGGATCAATACCCATTTCAACCACCCTCGGGAATTGACGGCATCCTCTCGCAGGGCGCTCATGCGCCTTGCGGATGCAGGCATCCCTTTAGGCAATCAGAGCGTACTGCTGGCGGGAGTCAATGACTGCCAGCGACTGATCAAGACATTGAATCAGAAGTTGGTGAAGAATCGAGTCAGGCCCTATTATCTGTATCAGTGCGATATGTCCGAAGGGCTTTCTCATTTCCGAACTCCCATCGGCAAGGGGATCGAGATACTGGAGAGCCTGCGCGGACATACCAGTGGTTTTTCCGTGCCCACCTATGTGGTGGATGCTCCGGGGGGAGGTGGCAAGATTCCCGTAATGCCCAACTACATTGTTTCATGGGGGCCCAACAAAGTCGTGCTGCGCAATTTCGAGGGAGTCATTACCACCTATAATGAGCCAAAAACTTATGACTCAAAATACTGCGATCGCGAATGCTCCAAGTGTAATCTTCAACTCAAGGAAGATGATGCCGAGGAGAATGCGGTGGGTATCGAGAAACTGCTTTCGGACTGGGACGATACCACCAGCCTTACACCCAGAGGCAACGAACGGGTGGGGCGGAGGGATGATGCAGCCTGA
- a CDS encoding CHASE domain-containing protein produces the protein MDRRVSRTIRLKSLLIATLVGILLGGVLYLVERPYYRLLATQERDRVQVWSARLGAALGTSVSRRLALLAGLKAHVVSIAIKDGNAEALNSSFEGFATGLYHSTPGVRNFIVAPAGVNKYVYPLERNKKALGHNIMADQRPTVRRDVQRTVETRMPALSGPYELRQGGLGLVVRDAVYLGDALWGLVSMVIDMPPVLEEAGVLEIPEGLVLGLHDVRGKLFYGSPEVFSLSPVLVKVLLPEGAWELGVVPKRGWGVSFDFAIAIFRGLALAIVLLAGTSAYLLSNRQQHLTLAVVERTDELSTLNADLKLENTRRRETEALMSRQQEYIQDIIDSMPSMIVGVTADGVIKLWNLRAADELGIMARDAVNSQLKDVAPGIVEYMSMVGRALETGEVQRDLRRHRLDAEEGLIEDVTVYPLGSERHEVVIRIDDVTERVGIEQRMIQTERMVSLGGLAAGMAHEINNPLGGCCKVSRISNGGWTPH, from the coding sequence ATGGATAGACGGGTATCCCGAACGATTCGTTTGAAATCACTGCTGATTGCCACTTTGGTTGGCATACTGCTCGGCGGTGTTCTGTATTTGGTGGAAAGGCCGTATTATCGATTGCTTGCAACTCAGGAGCGTGATCGGGTTCAGGTGTGGAGTGCTAGGTTGGGTGCGGCGTTGGGTACTTCGGTCAGTAGGCGGTTGGCTCTGCTTGCAGGGCTCAAGGCGCATGTTGTTTCCATCGCAATAAAGGACGGTAACGCAGAGGCCTTGAACTCGTCCTTTGAAGGGTTTGCCACGGGACTGTACCACTCCACTCCAGGTGTCCGCAATTTCATCGTCGCCCCGGCAGGGGTGAATAAGTACGTGTATCCTCTGGAGCGCAATAAAAAGGCTCTGGGACATAATATCATGGCCGACCAGCGGCCCACCGTACGGCGCGATGTGCAACGAACAGTAGAGACCCGTATGCCTGCCCTCAGTGGACCGTATGAATTGCGCCAGGGCGGGTTGGGGCTGGTTGTTCGGGATGCGGTGTACCTTGGGGATGCGCTCTGGGGGTTGGTTTCCATGGTGATCGACATGCCCCCTGTGCTCGAAGAGGCCGGAGTGCTTGAAATTCCAGAAGGCCTGGTGCTGGGCCTGCACGATGTGCGGGGCAAGCTTTTTTATGGCAGCCCGGAAGTTTTTTCGTTGTCTCCCGTTCTGGTCAAGGTGCTGTTGCCCGAGGGTGCCTGGGAGCTTGGTGTGGTGCCCAAGCGGGGCTGGGGAGTAAGTTTTGACTTTGCCATTGCCATCTTCAGGGGGTTGGCTCTTGCCATTGTGCTGTTGGCCGGGACCAGTGCCTACCTACTCTCCAACAGGCAACAACACCTGACCCTGGCCGTGGTGGAGAGGACCGACGAACTCTCAACGCTCAATGCTGATTTGAAGTTGGAGAATACCAGGCGGCGTGAGACCGAAGCCTTGATGAGCAGGCAGCAGGAATATATTCAGGATATTATCGATTCAATGCCGTCCATGATTGTGGGTGTCACTGCGGACGGCGTGATCAAACTCTGGAATTTGCGGGCAGCCGATGAGTTGGGCATCATGGCTCGAGATGCTGTCAACAGCCAATTGAAAGATGTGGCCCCTGGCATTGTCGAATACATGAGTATGGTGGGAAGAGCGTTGGAGACGGGAGAGGTACAGCGCGATTTGCGAAGGCACAGGCTTGATGCCGAAGAAGGACTTATTGAGGATGTTACGGTTTACCCGTTGGGAAGTGAGCGTCATGAGGTCGTGATCCGCATTGATGATGTGACTGAGCGTGTGGGTATCGAGCAGCGGATGATTCAGACCGAGCGGATGGTCTCCCTGGGAGGACTTGCCGCCGGTATGGCTCATGAGATCAACAATCCCTTGGGGGGGTGCTGCAAAGTGTCCAGAATATCCAACGGCGGTTGGACCCCGCATTGA
- a CDS encoding amino acid ABC transporter permease, translating into MYFDIAVLPKYLPYFLPAAWMTLKVSALGILLGLGLGLGTAFMRISDKALFNLPARAYIYFIRGTPLLLQLLFIYFGLRSLAGLEALSSAVLALGIHNGAYIAEIFRGAIVSIAGGQMEAARSLGMTYSRAMIRIILPQAFKRAIPALGNQFIIALKDSSLASTITINELLLKSQQLASSNFLMMEMLTLAALFYLFYTAIFSWFFHRLEARLDVSNA; encoded by the coding sequence ATGTATTTCGATATTGCTGTTCTTCCGAAGTACCTGCCTTATTTCCTTCCTGCGGCCTGGATGACGCTCAAGGTCTCAGCGTTGGGAATCCTTTTGGGATTGGGGCTCGGACTCGGGACCGCTTTTATGCGTATCTCGGACAAGGCTTTGTTCAATCTTCCTGCACGCGCCTATATCTATTTTATTCGAGGCACCCCGTTGCTGCTGCAATTGCTGTTTATCTATTTCGGCCTTCGAAGTCTGGCGGGGCTGGAAGCGCTGAGTTCAGCCGTACTTGCTTTGGGTATTCACAATGGGGCCTACATCGCCGAGATCTTTCGTGGGGCCATCGTTTCCATCGCTGGCGGTCAGATGGAGGCAGCCCGGAGCCTCGGCATGACCTATTCACGGGCCATGATTCGCATCATCCTGCCGCAAGCCTTCAAGCGGGCGATTCCTGCCTTGGGCAACCAGTTCATCATCGCGCTCAAGGATTCCTCGTTGGCGAGCACCATCACTATCAATGAATTGCTGCTCAAGTCGCAGCAACTCGCCTCGTCGAACTTTCTGATGATGGAGATGCTGACTCTCGCGGCGCTTTTTTACCTTTTCTATACCGCCATCTTCAGCTGGTTCTTCCATCGCCTGGAAGCCCGCCTGGATGTGAGTAACGCCTAG
- a CDS encoding diguanylate cyclase domain-containing protein, with translation MKVDTKLFLILFSLVTAPLATALVLIHEGYGELGELFLSVSAIASFLMLKPLASLLANVIFMRDIKAMNRFCLQVKQGKYNAAWPLPDEQEDEHELLQLKRNLFWMVHAISSREDWLQSRLSETAETKERFERMSYMDGLTGIYNRRFFDERLLELAEQAMNKGESFYLMMLDCDGFKAVNDVFGHQAGDALLVRLAGILQRFTREGVDYPFRYGGDEFGVIFTCVEQDAVMRISERIRERFHDVRVGDSSLSIGVGRFEWAVDAEAAVEELKQRVDLAVYAAKNGGKDRVILAGQRPPEMRAQ, from the coding sequence GTGAAGGTTGATACCAAGTTGTTTTTGATTTTGTTTTCGCTGGTAACGGCACCATTGGCTACGGCCCTTGTGTTGATTCATGAGGGATATGGTGAGCTTGGCGAATTGTTTTTGTCTGTGAGCGCTATTGCGTCGTTCTTGATGCTCAAGCCTTTGGCAAGCCTGCTGGCCAATGTGATTTTCATGCGTGACATCAAAGCCATGAACCGGTTTTGTCTGCAGGTGAAACAGGGGAAGTACAACGCCGCCTGGCCTCTGCCTGACGAACAGGAAGATGAGCATGAATTGTTGCAGCTTAAGCGCAACCTGTTTTGGATGGTGCATGCTATCTCGAGCCGTGAGGATTGGTTGCAAAGTCGTCTGAGCGAAACCGCCGAGACTAAGGAACGGTTTGAACGCATGTCATACATGGATGGATTGACCGGTATCTACAACCGGCGTTTTTTTGATGAGCGACTGTTGGAATTGGCAGAACAGGCCATGAACAAAGGCGAAAGTTTTTATCTGATGATGCTCGATTGCGACGGGTTCAAAGCCGTGAACGATGTGTTTGGGCATCAGGCCGGGGATGCACTTTTGGTGCGGTTGGCTGGCATTCTGCAGCGTTTTACCCGCGAGGGTGTGGATTATCCTTTCCGGTACGGGGGGGATGAATTCGGAGTGATCTTTACCTGCGTGGAGCAGGATGCGGTCATGCGAATTTCCGAACGGATTAGGGAGCGGTTTCATGATGTGCGCGTAGGGGACAGCTCGCTGAGCATTGGAGTTGGTCGATTTGAATGGGCCGTAGATGCGGAGGCGGCAGTTGAGGAGCTGAAGCAGCGCGTGGATCTGGCTGTGTATGCCGCCAAGAACGGCGGAAAGGATCGAGTGATTCTGGCCGGGCAGAGACCACCAGAGATGAGAGCGCAATAG
- the amrS gene encoding AmmeMemoRadiSam system radical SAM enzyme — MREAELYKTLTDQRVQCRLCNHFCIVAKGEAGTCGVRTNRDGKLFTLVDDKVAALGVDPVEKKPLFHFMPGTRTLSFATMGCNLSCSFCQNFSLSQPPRNGQMPMGQAASPAQLVASALEHDCGSISYTYSEPTVFFELIEPTATLAVDKGLKNIMVSNGFMSPECLDRLGPIIHAANIDLKSFSEDFYKDQCGARLAPVLENLKRIRELGWWLEVTTLVIPGLNDSDQELADIAGFIAEELGIDVPWHVSRFHPDFEKQDVGPTSVATLERAWAIGEAAGLQYVYTGNVPGHDAESTRCPGCGTVVVSRRGFTITGSDLKDGACAKCGQIIAGVDL; from the coding sequence ATGCGCGAAGCCGAGCTGTACAAGACTTTGACGGACCAGCGGGTCCAGTGCCGCTTGTGCAACCACTTCTGCATCGTGGCCAAGGGCGAAGCCGGGACCTGTGGGGTCCGCACCAATCGCGACGGCAAATTGTTCACCCTCGTGGATGACAAGGTAGCCGCTCTTGGCGTGGATCCAGTGGAAAAGAAACCGCTCTTTCATTTCATGCCCGGTACGCGCACCCTGTCCTTCGCCACCATGGGCTGCAACCTGTCGTGCTCCTTTTGCCAGAATTTCTCGCTCTCCCAGCCACCACGAAACGGTCAGATGCCCATGGGGCAGGCTGCCTCACCCGCCCAACTGGTCGCCAGCGCCCTGGAGCACGATTGCGGCTCCATCTCCTACACCTATTCCGAGCCCACGGTCTTCTTCGAACTGATCGAACCCACCGCCACCCTGGCTGTGGATAAGGGCCTGAAGAATATCATGGTCTCCAACGGTTTCATGAGCCCGGAATGCCTGGACCGGCTGGGGCCGATCATCCACGCAGCCAACATAGATCTGAAAAGTTTTTCCGAGGACTTCTACAAGGACCAGTGCGGGGCGCGCCTTGCGCCAGTGCTGGAGAACCTGAAACGCATCCGCGAGTTGGGCTGGTGGCTGGAGGTGACGACCCTGGTCATCCCGGGCCTGAACGATTCCGATCAGGAACTGGCGGACATCGCCGGATTCATCGCAGAGGAGTTGGGCATCGATGTACCGTGGCATGTCTCGCGCTTTCACCCGGACTTCGAGAAACAGGATGTCGGCCCCACCTCGGTGGCAACGCTGGAGCGGGCCTGGGCCATCGGCGAGGCCGCCGGGCTTCAGTATGTGTATACCGGCAACGTTCCAGGACATGATGCCGAATCCACGCGTTGCCCCGGCTGCGGGACTGTGGTCGTCAGCCGCCGAGGCTTCACCATCACAGGTAGCGATCTGAAAGATGGAGCCTGCGCCAAGTGTGGGCAGATTATCGCCGGGGTTGATCTATAA
- the ablB gene encoding putative beta-lysine N-acetyltransferase, with protein sequence MMQPDQVTRLGNSTIQHGPASDRVYLMKLDEGDMPGIVDDLINLGRSRGYSKLFVRVSARESSLFKARGFVPEARVAGMRKGCETGYFMSRYLDAGRERSRNAPLVSRVLDLAHSKAPEKILEVGDLRGLESLGPDNTEELAALYKNVFETYPFPIMQTDYLREIMASNVLFYGVRLGRKLIAAASAEIDTDWRCAEMTDFATLRECRGQGLAGKLLAYMERQVRARGIRTAYTIARAESPGMNIVFSSACYQFGGTLKNNTQIGGKLESMNVWYKQIISR encoded by the coding sequence ATGATGCAGCCTGATCAGGTCACACGCCTTGGCAATTCAACCATCCAGCATGGTCCCGCTAGTGATCGCGTGTACCTGATGAAACTGGATGAGGGCGATATGCCCGGCATCGTGGATGATCTGATCAATCTTGGACGGTCTCGCGGTTATTCCAAGCTGTTTGTCAGGGTTTCAGCCCGAGAGTCTTCGTTGTTCAAAGCCAGGGGTTTTGTGCCAGAGGCACGAGTGGCAGGAATGCGAAAAGGATGCGAGACCGGCTATTTCATGAGCCGATATTTGGATGCTGGGCGGGAGCGTTCGCGCAACGCGCCGCTGGTCTCCAGGGTGCTGGATTTGGCTCACAGTAAAGCGCCTGAAAAGATTCTCGAGGTTGGCGATCTCCGCGGGCTCGAATCGCTAGGGCCGGACAACACGGAAGAGCTAGCCGCGCTTTACAAGAACGTGTTCGAGACGTACCCGTTTCCTATCATGCAGACGGACTACCTGCGTGAGATTATGGCCTCGAATGTTTTGTTCTATGGTGTTCGTTTGGGCCGGAAGCTGATTGCAGCTGCCTCGGCAGAGATTGATACCGATTGGCGCTGCGCCGAGATGACTGATTTTGCCACGCTTCGGGAGTGTCGGGGGCAGGGGCTGGCCGGAAAGTTGCTGGCATACATGGAGCGACAGGTTCGGGCGCGGGGTATCCGCACAGCATACACGATTGCCCGAGCCGAAAGCCCGGGGATGAATATCGTGTTTTCAAGTGCCTGTTATCAATTTGGTGGCACCTTGAAGAACAATACGCAAATCGGGGGCAAACTGGAGAGCATGAATGTCTGGTACAAGCAGATCATTTCTAGGTAA
- a CDS encoding FeoA family protein — protein MTNEIGLRQLKVDTSATISNITAQGELGRRIRDMGLVPGTEIQVIGKAPLRDPVAIRLRDFTLTLRSNEADHITVTTAEA, from the coding sequence ATGACCAACGAAATCGGACTTCGCCAACTGAAGGTGGACACAAGCGCCACCATCTCCAACATCACTGCCCAAGGCGAATTGGGCCGTCGAATCCGCGACATGGGGTTGGTCCCCGGTACGGAAATTCAGGTCATTGGCAAAGCGCCTCTGCGCGACCCTGTGGCCATTCGACTCAGGGACTTCACCCTTACCCTGCGCAGCAACGAAGCCGATCACATCACTGTCACCACCGCGGAGGCCTAA
- a CDS encoding ABC transporter substrate-binding protein, with amino-acid sequence MCCWRKIPLFFVVLVLSTMFVAGCNETKKDSLSRVKEAGEISFAMSGGYPPFNFYNDKNELVGFDVDVAREVAKRLGAELKPVTTEWSGIIEGLRAGVYDGILGSMAVTEDRLKVVNFSTPYYYSGAQIMVKTGSSFAAPKELAGKTLGVVTGTTFADDAAKLGAGDVRLYKDDTQTLMELNSGVVDGVITDRIVGVNAMNSGKFDIEMLGFPLRSEDIAVAFKKGDDTLLNEVNTALVAMHADGTLAQLSQKWLKADITTR; translated from the coding sequence ATGTGTTGTTGGCGGAAGATTCCGTTGTTCTTTGTTGTGCTCGTCCTTTCGACGATGTTTGTTGCCGGGTGTAACGAAACCAAGAAGGATTCCCTGTCCCGCGTGAAGGAAGCGGGTGAAATCAGCTTTGCCATGAGCGGAGGCTATCCTCCGTTTAATTTCTATAACGACAAAAACGAACTTGTCGGGTTTGACGTCGATGTTGCCCGCGAAGTGGCCAAGCGTCTGGGTGCGGAACTGAAGCCCGTGACCACCGAGTGGAGTGGCATCATCGAGGGGCTGCGAGCCGGGGTCTACGATGGCATTCTCGGGAGCATGGCCGTGACTGAGGATCGATTGAAGGTCGTTAATTTCTCTACTCCCTATTATTATTCCGGCGCCCAAATCATGGTGAAGACAGGTTCTTCTTTTGCTGCTCCCAAGGAGTTGGCAGGCAAGACTCTTGGCGTGGTCACTGGCACTACGTTCGCTGACGACGCCGCTAAGCTAGGTGCCGGCGATGTGAGGCTTTACAAGGACGACACTCAGACCTTGATGGAGCTGAATAGTGGAGTTGTGGACGGGGTCATTACCGATCGCATTGTGGGCGTCAATGCAATGAATTCCGGGAAGTTTGATATTGAGATGCTCGGTTTTCCGCTCAGGAGTGAGGATATTGCCGTTGCCTTCAAGAAGGGGGACGACACTCTGTTGAACGAGGTCAATACCGCGCTTGTTGCGATGCATGCCGACGGGACCCTGGCGCAATTGAGTCAGAAGTGGCTCAAGGCGGACATCACCACCAGATAG
- the purM gene encoding phosphoribosylformylglycinamidine cyclo-ligase, whose protein sequence is MTDRAKAYTEAGVDIHAGNAFVSRIKDMVASTFTGGVITDIGGFGGLFKLDTSSMEEPVLVAGTDGVGTKLNLAFEYDVHDTIGIDLVAMSVNDILVQGAKPLFFLDYFATGKLEGDRATQVLAGIVEGCKQGECALLGGETAEMPDFYKPGEYDVSGFCVGVVDNANIVDGSAIRAGDAIVGLASSGVHSNGYSLVRKLAKEAGFGKDDAFPGTDKTAAEVLLEPTRIYVKTVRALMREMDIHGMCHVTGGGFYDNIPRILPRGTKAEINFGTWDILPVFTWLMNQGKLTWPEMLQIFNCGIGYIVVVPQEQAEDVVSRVEGMGEKAYVIGTVERLKGDDAEQVIVNFEDAAC, encoded by the coding sequence ATGACTGACAGGGCCAAAGCCTATACCGAAGCCGGAGTGGATATTCACGCCGGAAATGCATTCGTCTCTCGCATCAAGGATATGGTGGCCTCCACCTTTACCGGCGGGGTCATCACCGACATCGGCGGCTTTGGCGGGCTGTTCAAGCTGGATACCAGCTCCATGGAAGAGCCCGTCCTCGTGGCTGGAACAGATGGTGTGGGCACCAAGCTGAATCTCGCCTTCGAGTATGACGTCCACGATACCATCGGTATCGATCTTGTGGCCATGAGTGTCAACGATATTCTGGTTCAGGGTGCGAAGCCGCTGTTCTTCCTGGACTATTTCGCCACAGGTAAGCTGGAAGGCGACCGAGCCACCCAGGTGCTCGCGGGGATCGTGGAAGGCTGCAAGCAGGGCGAATGTGCGCTGCTGGGTGGTGAAACCGCCGAGATGCCGGACTTCTACAAGCCCGGTGAATACGACGTATCCGGCTTCTGCGTGGGGGTTGTCGACAACGCCAATATCGTGGACGGATCAGCTATCCGTGCTGGCGACGCCATCGTCGGCCTGGCCTCCTCGGGTGTGCATTCCAATGGCTACTCCCTGGTCCGCAAGTTGGCCAAGGAAGCTGGCTTTGGTAAGGACGATGCCTTCCCGGGGACGGACAAGACCGCAGCCGAGGTGCTGCTCGAGCCCACCCGTATCTACGTCAAGACCGTGCGTGCCCTGATGCGCGAGATGGACATCCACGGCATGTGCCATGTGACCGGCGGCGGGTTCTACGACAATATCCCGCGTATCCTGCCCCGTGGTACCAAGGCCGAGATCAATTTTGGTACCTGGGACATCCTGCCCGTGTTCACGTGGCTCATGAACCAGGGCAAGCTGACCTGGCCCGAGATGCTCCAGATTTTCAACTGCGGCATCGGCTACATCGTCGTGGTGCCCCAGGAGCAGGCCGAAGACGTCGTTTCCCGTGTGGAGGGTATGGGTGAAAAGGCCTATGTTATCGGCACGGTCGAGCGCCTGAAGGGTGATGATGCCGAGCAGGTGATCGTGAACTTCGAGGATGCCGCCTGCTAG